In Pseudobacter ginsenosidimutans, the following are encoded in one genomic region:
- a CDS encoding glycoside hydrolase 5 family protein, which yields MRLCVFVILVCFSLPLLAQSDLLYVDKEGVLRRKSDQQEQSFFGVNYTLPFAYAYRHVKAMGLNPEQVIDADVYHFARLGLDAFRVHVWDTEISDAEGNLLNNEHLRLFDYLIKKLKERNIRILITPIAYWGNGYPDRNEETQGFSNKFRYNKKKLVTNDTAIAAQENYIKQLLLHVNPYTKLSYRDDPGIIACEINNEPDHGEDNKQTTAYINRMADAVRSINWKKPVFYNISQAYRNEEAFLAARVDGFTYQWYSNGLVANHTTPGNTLPYVDNYAIPYKDWPGFADKAKIIYEFDAADVRSSYMYPAMARSFRTAGFQWATQFAWDPTPLAYANTEYQTHYLNLAYTPAKAISFMIAGKAFHRVPRFKTYGGFPADTSFEQFRVSYKEDLSELNSGTEFYYSNNTNTKPVTPSKLQHIAGVGNSPLVSYSGTGAYFLDRVAPGVWRLELMPDAVGMKDPFTSAALNDTATYIVWKQQNMQVQLPDLGKRFRIMPLNQDNKNKSLSTTDGRFTAGPGVYLLSAKEVNPATLKLHSLPLGMREFYAPPSMQLPAVKVFAEPPREFPAGQDLPVSATVLSLPEGEELELQVNSNFLPLTKQTVYNYAAIIPASMVDEGELRLAIRLKKSGYVVQNLRSVRVLDQTARLELFNARKVQEDTVLKSWWRIKNFPDWNRRTHYKFDTSENGVVSYKASADTFNFDIPFIGWQYSCNMTDITLQGENIYSTIKLTGAPANGKAASIRLILVDHNGNAYGRNLTLEGTSKTYELSISSFSKSPFLLIPRPYPMFLPLWFNSTVYPPLQLPSIEKIQVLYMPEENEKAEKEKGYLIEAIWGAKD from the coding sequence ATGCGTTTGTGTGTATTCGTTATACTTGTTTGTTTTTCCCTTCCGCTGCTGGCGCAATCCGATCTGTTGTATGTTGACAAAGAAGGCGTACTCAGGCGGAAATCCGATCAGCAGGAGCAATCCTTCTTCGGCGTGAATTATACATTGCCCTTTGCATACGCCTACAGGCATGTGAAAGCTATGGGGCTGAATCCCGAGCAGGTGATCGATGCTGATGTGTATCATTTTGCGCGCCTGGGGCTGGACGCTTTCCGTGTGCATGTATGGGATACGGAGATCTCCGATGCTGAAGGTAATTTGTTGAATAATGAACACCTGCGGCTCTTCGATTACCTCATCAAAAAACTGAAAGAAAGGAATATCCGCATACTGATCACACCCATTGCTTATTGGGGCAATGGCTATCCGGATAGGAACGAAGAAACGCAGGGATTCTCCAATAAATTCCGCTACAACAAAAAGAAACTCGTTACCAACGATACCGCTATTGCAGCACAGGAGAATTATATCAAACAATTGCTGCTGCATGTCAATCCCTACACAAAATTGTCTTACCGCGATGATCCGGGTATCATTGCCTGCGAGATCAACAATGAGCCGGATCATGGGGAAGATAATAAACAGACAACTGCTTACATCAATCGTATGGCTGATGCCGTTCGCAGCATCAACTGGAAGAAACCTGTCTTCTATAATATTTCGCAGGCTTATCGCAATGAAGAAGCCTTCCTGGCGGCGCGTGTAGATGGGTTTACCTATCAGTGGTACTCCAACGGACTGGTGGCCAATCATACCACGCCCGGCAATACGCTGCCTTACGTAGATAACTATGCGATCCCTTACAAGGACTGGCCCGGCTTTGCAGATAAAGCGAAGATCATCTATGAGTTCGATGCCGCCGATGTGCGGAGCTCATATATGTATCCCGCTATGGCGCGCAGTTTCCGGACTGCCGGTTTTCAATGGGCTACCCAGTTTGCCTGGGACCCCACGCCACTGGCTTATGCGAATACCGAATACCAGACCCATTATCTCAACCTGGCCTATACACCAGCAAAGGCCATCAGCTTCATGATAGCTGGCAAGGCCTTTCACCGGGTACCCAGATTTAAGACCTATGGCGGTTTTCCTGCAGATACTTCATTTGAACAATTCCGCGTTTCTTACAAAGAGGACCTGAGTGAATTGAATTCCGGTACAGAATTCTATTATTCCAATAACACAAATACGAAACCTGTAACCCCATCCAAACTGCAGCATATAGCAGGTGTGGGCAATTCGCCGCTGGTCAGTTACAGCGGAACTGGAGCGTATTTCCTGGATCGCGTAGCGCCAGGCGTATGGCGGCTGGAGCTGATGCCTGACGCAGTTGGTATGAAAGACCCTTTTACGAGTGCAGCGCTGAATGATACTGCTACGTACATCGTATGGAAGCAACAAAACATGCAAGTGCAACTACCGGACCTGGGCAAACGCTTTCGCATAATGCCGCTGAACCAGGATAATAAGAATAAAAGCCTCAGCACAACTGATGGCCGTTTCACTGCAGGACCGGGTGTTTACCTGCTTTCTGCAAAGGAGGTGAACCCGGCAACGCTTAAGCTGCATTCATTGCCATTAGGCATGCGCGAATTCTATGCTCCGCCTTCCATGCAGTTGCCCGCAGTAAAGGTATTTGCCGAACCGCCGCGCGAATTTCCTGCTGGTCAGGATCTACCTGTTTCAGCGACTGTATTATCCTTGCCTGAGGGGGAAGAGTTGGAACTGCAGGTCAATTCAAACTTTTTGCCACTGACAAAGCAAACTGTTTACAATTATGCAGCAATAATTCCTGCCAGTATGGTGGATGAAGGAGAGCTGAGATTAGCCATCCGTTTGAAGAAATCAGGATATGTGGTCCAGAACCTCAGATCGGTGCGGGTGTTGGATCAAACAGCGCGTCTTGAATTGTTCAATGCGCGAAAAGTACAGGAGGATACAGTGCTGAAATCCTGGTGGCGTATCAAGAATTTTCCCGACTGGAACCGTCGTACACACTATAAATTTGACACAAGTGAAAATGGTGTTGTGAGCTACAAGGCCAGTGCTGATACTTTCAATTTCGATATCCCATTTATCGGCTGGCAGTACAGTTGCAATATGACGGATATTACATTGCAGGGAGAGAACATATATTCCACTATTAAATTGACAGGCGCACCAGCCAACGGCAAAGCTGCCAGCATCAGGCTGATCCTGGTAGATCATAACGGGAATGCCTACGGTAGGAATCTCACCCTGGAAGGAACCAGTAAAACATACGAGCTGAGCATAAGCTCATTCAGCAAATCTCCATTCCTGCTCATCCCGAGGCCTTACCCGATGTTCCTTCCATTATGGTTTAACAGTACTGTGTATCCTCCGCTTCAACTGCCTTCGATAGAAAAAATACAGGTATTGTATATGCCTGAGGAAAACGAAAAAGCGGAAAAGGAGAAGGGGTACCTGATTGAAGCGATTTGGGGAGCAAAGGATTGA
- a CDS encoding carboxypeptidase-like regulatory domain-containing protein: MRQLLRSVVSLLLLMFLLSYAIAQNQSLKGTVTGSGGIPLSGATIRIKNSTITSLTDANGNFTITAANGQVLEISYVGYQTLELTVSGTEPLIVALRPAKSDLEEVVVVGYGTQKKKLVTGATVQVKGEDIARLNTVDVLGAFSRRLPV; encoded by the coding sequence ATGCGACAATTACTTCGATCTGTAGTATCGCTGCTGCTGCTTATGTTCCTTCTCTCTTATGCGATAGCTCAGAACCAGTCATTGAAAGGGACCGTCACGGGTTCCGGTGGCATTCCATTATCAGGGGCCACTATCCGGATAAAGAATTCAACCATCACTTCACTTACGGATGCAAACGGAAACTTCACTATCACCGCCGCCAATGGGCAGGTGCTGGAGATCTCGTATGTAGGTTATCAGACACTTGAGCTAACGGTGTCCGGAACTGAGCCATTGATCGTAGCGCTCAGGCCCGCAAAGTCAGACCTCGAAGAAGTAGTGGTAGTGGGCTATGGAACGCAAAAGAAAAAACTGGTCACGGGCGCCACCGTGCAGGTGAAAGGAGAGGATATTGCGCGATTGAACACCGTAGATGTGCTGGGGGCCTTCAGTCGCAGGCTGCCGGTGTAA
- a CDS encoding SusC/RagA family TonB-linked outer membrane protein yields MCWGPSVAGCRCKYHSEQWFPGQGFKVNIRGIGTNGNSSPLYVIDGVANGSIDGLNPADIESIDILKDAASSAIYGARAANGVILVTTKRGKAGMFRVMYDGYYGVQNLYKIPTILHAKEYMMIQDEGRLMDGLAPYNWESYLPAADWEAINNGSWKGTNWLKEILNENASQQNHSLNFTGGTDRSTYSLGLSYTNQQATMGAPGKMPDMDRFNLRINSDHIAIRKNDLNVLRIGETVNYKYSEVNGSFATGGIYWNSVHNMLVMSPLMHAYNKEGDYYTYKDRLADGYNWDISNGADKNPIAYMDYLMNQNKSKSHYLQSSFYAELQPVKRLKFRTQFGYIMGASSYRAYTPAYELTQAITSANDRVIQSLSLFNRFTWENTANYTFKVKDHSFDALLGQSIEKWGMGESMSGTKAGSNFDDFEHAYLSNVATNATSVQALTGLPSSQGALVSFFGRLNYNYKEKYMASLIARYDGSSVFANGHRFGFFPSVSAGWTISNESFMEDASFIDFLKLRGSWGQNGNNAVSSFQWLALVTSNNTYGGYSFGNSMNNVSIGSYAYKLTNPDLTWETQEQTNIGIDARFLNNRLGMELDWYKKTTKDWLVTAPVLYSFGAEAPAVNGGDIVNKGIELALHWQDRILPDLRYGVDFNIAFNKNKVTRIANQDGIIHGPGSIPWEGADESYRVQVGYPIGYFYGYQSEGIFQNQSQIKNHKGPLLNGDKTQPGDVIWKDVNNDQVIDEKDRTMIGNPHPDYTMGLIFNVGWKAFDFSVNAYGAFGQQILKVYRDFATSPLSNFSTDILERWNGEGSSNKLPRLTSSASSNWSRVSDIFIEDGDYLKIKNITMGVDIKKLYKKLPLNMCRFYVSVQNLHTFTKYSGMDPEIGFGGEDAADYARGIDLGFYPGARTVMAGVNIQF; encoded by the coding sequence ATGTGCTGGGGGCCTTCAGTCGCAGGCTGCCGGTGTAAATATCATTCAGAACAATGGTTTCCTGGACAGGGCTTCAAGGTGAATATACGCGGCATCGGCACTAATGGCAACTCATCTCCCTTGTATGTGATAGATGGTGTTGCCAACGGAAGTATCGATGGATTGAATCCTGCTGATATTGAGTCCATCGATATCCTGAAAGACGCTGCTTCTTCTGCCATTTATGGAGCAAGGGCCGCCAACGGTGTTATCCTTGTTACCACCAAACGCGGCAAGGCAGGTATGTTCCGGGTTATGTATGATGGTTATTATGGCGTACAGAATCTTTACAAGATCCCCACCATCCTCCATGCAAAAGAGTATATGATGATACAGGACGAAGGCCGCCTGATGGATGGCCTTGCTCCTTACAATTGGGAAAGCTATTTGCCGGCAGCTGATTGGGAGGCCATCAATAACGGCAGCTGGAAAGGCACCAACTGGCTCAAGGAGATTCTGAATGAAAATGCCAGCCAGCAAAACCATTCACTGAATTTTACCGGTGGCACAGATCGCTCCACTTATTCACTCGGTCTCTCTTATACCAATCAGCAGGCCACCATGGGAGCGCCCGGGAAGATGCCGGATATGGACCGGTTCAATCTTCGCATCAATTCAGATCATATCGCCATCCGGAAAAACGATCTGAATGTTCTTCGCATAGGCGAAACCGTTAATTATAAATATTCTGAGGTCAACGGTTCTTTCGCTACAGGTGGTATTTATTGGAATAGTGTACACAATATGCTGGTGATGAGTCCGCTCATGCATGCCTATAACAAAGAAGGGGATTACTATACGTATAAAGACCGTCTGGCTGATGGCTATAACTGGGATATCTCCAATGGAGCAGACAAGAATCCCATTGCTTATATGGATTACCTGATGAACCAGAACAAGAGTAAGTCGCATTACTTGCAATCCAGCTTCTATGCTGAGTTACAGCCGGTAAAAAGATTGAAGTTCCGCACGCAGTTCGGTTATATCATGGGAGCTTCCAGCTACCGGGCATATACACCTGCCTATGAGCTTACGCAGGCGATCACCAGCGCCAACGACAGGGTGATACAATCACTGTCTTTATTCAACCGCTTTACCTGGGAAAATACAGCCAACTATACTTTCAAGGTGAAAGACCATAGTTTCGATGCATTGCTGGGGCAGTCGATCGAAAAATGGGGGATGGGTGAATCCATGAGCGGCACCAAGGCCGGTTCCAATTTCGATGATTTCGAACATGCCTATCTCTCCAACGTGGCTACCAATGCCACCAGTGTGCAGGCGCTCACCGGATTGCCAAGCAGCCAGGGAGCGCTGGTCTCTTTCTTCGGACGACTGAATTATAACTACAAGGAAAAATACATGGCATCACTGATCGCCAGATATGATGGTTCTTCTGTATTTGCGAACGGGCACAGGTTTGGTTTCTTCCCATCGGTTTCCGCGGGCTGGACCATCTCCAATGAATCGTTCATGGAAGATGCATCGTTTATCGATTTCCTGAAACTGAGAGGTTCCTGGGGACAAAACGGGAACAATGCCGTGTCTTCTTTTCAATGGCTCGCATTGGTGACATCCAATAATACCTATGGCGGTTATTCATTCGGCAATTCCATGAATAATGTTTCCATCGGATCATACGCGTACAAACTTACCAACCCTGATCTTACCTGGGAAACGCAGGAGCAAACGAATATTGGTATCGATGCGCGTTTCCTGAACAACAGGCTGGGTATGGAACTCGACTGGTACAAAAAAACAACCAAAGACTGGCTGGTGACGGCTCCGGTATTGTATTCCTTCGGTGCTGAAGCGCCTGCAGTGAATGGTGGCGACATTGTCAATAAAGGCATCGAGCTGGCCCTGCACTGGCAGGATAGAATTCTGCCTGATCTTCGCTATGGAGTTGATTTCAATATTGCATTCAATAAGAATAAAGTCACAAGGATCGCCAACCAGGATGGTATCATTCACGGTCCGGGCAGCATTCCATGGGAAGGCGCCGATGAAAGCTACCGGGTACAGGTAGGGTATCCCATCGGTTATTTTTATGGCTACCAGTCTGAAGGAATTTTCCAAAACCAGTCGCAGATAAAGAACCACAAAGGCCCGTTGCTGAATGGAGATAAAACGCAGCCAGGAGATGTGATATGGAAAGATGTGAACAATGACCAGGTGATAGATGAAAAGGACCGCACCATGATCGGTAACCCGCATCCTGATTATACGATGGGGCTTATATTCAATGTAGGCTGGAAGGCTTTTGATTTCTCGGTGAATGCCTACGGTGCATTCGGTCAGCAGATCCTGAAAGTATATCGCGATTTCGCCACATCGCCATTGAGCAATTTCTCTACCGATATATTGGAAAGATGGAATGGGGAAGGGAGCTCCAATAAACTGCCAAGGCTTACCAGCAGCGCCAGCTCCAACTGGTCCAGGGTTTCGGATATCTTCATTGAAGATGGCGACTATCTGAAAATAAAGAATATAACGATGGGTGTCGATATTAAAAAACTGTACAAAAAACTGCCTTTGAATATGTGCAGATTTTATGTGTCTGTGCAGAACCTTCACACCTTCACGAAATATTCGGGCATGGACCCGGAGATCGGATTCGGTGGCGAAGATGCGGCAGATTATGCCAGGGGTATCGACCTTGGCTTTTATCCCGGCGCACGCACTGTAATGGCTGGTGTAAATATTCAATTCTAA
- a CDS encoding RagB/SusD family nutrient uptake outer membrane protein, whose amino-acid sequence MKSRYILPIIILTVLLAGCNKFLDTDNLTAKTTANFPLTEKDASEMITSIYANLLYESPETSSEIYVAQLAGDDCLGGNLSFSGNCAVNFLLYKDNLNGLLGLWSRCYRMVNRANNAIATLDNVKKWSDGAERLRHFGEAHFLRALAYYELVRIFGGVPLRTNLETENLPRATVDEVFELIASDLKDAIEMMPDKIYPAGSEMAGHATKYAAEALMARVFLFYTGRYAKQELPGGITKAQVIGWIDDCVNNSGHDLVPDQRNIWSYTNEATESNTTGNRYNYVVNNNLKWTGNSSVESVFATKYNMKADWTYTWFSNTNCLFYSPSGDNYSKSASYPFGAGWGAGPVSPAMVNEWKTWAAAQTYTGGYTTDARLTGSVWSYRALDPNQAGAVLMDTKLDAGEPDYTVSYRYYENTGYFQKKYININSSFNNNILSFALQMFPGISSQTSASLLQIADLIHIRFADVLLMQSELKEDAAGLNRVRARSHLAPVGYSLDAIKNERRWELAFESIRYWDLLRWSGPSLEEIGNALNKQTGFNVVNAAVVVPMVNYNYKDRIKKTEGYWPIPQTEIDISNGLIKQNPGWDPSAQFTDWNNY is encoded by the coding sequence ATGAAATCCCGATATATTTTACCCATCATCATACTGACGGTGCTGCTGGCCGGCTGCAACAAATTCCTCGATACAGATAATCTCACAGCAAAGACCACCGCTAATTTTCCATTGACGGAAAAAGATGCCAGTGAAATGATCACTTCCATCTATGCCAATCTTTTATATGAAAGTCCTGAAACCTCTTCCGAGATATATGTAGCGCAACTGGCGGGCGACGATTGCCTGGGAGGCAATCTGAGTTTCTCCGGCAACTGTGCCGTGAATTTCCTGCTCTACAAAGATAACCTGAATGGCTTGCTTGGCTTATGGAGCCGCTGCTACCGCATGGTCAACCGCGCCAACAATGCCATTGCCACACTTGATAATGTAAAGAAATGGTCTGATGGTGCTGAGCGCCTGCGACATTTCGGTGAAGCGCATTTTCTCAGGGCGTTGGCCTATTATGAACTGGTGAGGATCTTCGGTGGCGTGCCGCTGCGCACCAACCTTGAAACGGAAAATCTTCCCAGGGCTACTGTGGACGAAGTGTTTGAATTGATAGCGTCTGACCTGAAAGATGCGATCGAGATGATGCCCGATAAAATTTATCCGGCAGGATCGGAGATGGCAGGGCATGCAACCAAATATGCTGCAGAAGCATTGATGGCAAGAGTGTTCCTGTTTTACACCGGCAGGTATGCAAAACAGGAATTGCCAGGCGGTATTACAAAAGCCCAGGTGATAGGATGGATCGATGACTGTGTAAATAATTCGGGTCATGACCTGGTGCCCGATCAGCGTAATATCTGGTCTTACACCAATGAGGCTACCGAAAGCAACACCACCGGTAATCGCTACAATTATGTGGTGAACAACAATCTGAAATGGACAGGCAATAGTTCCGTTGAATCGGTATTTGCCACCAAGTACAATATGAAAGCCGACTGGACCTATACCTGGTTCAGCAATACCAATTGTTTGTTCTATTCTCCTTCCGGTGATAACTACTCGAAGTCTGCCAGTTATCCCTTTGGCGCCGGATGGGGCGCGGGGCCTGTTTCTCCTGCCATGGTGAACGAATGGAAAACATGGGCTGCGGCCCAAACCTACACTGGAGGATATACAACAGATGCACGTCTTACAGGGTCCGTGTGGAGCTATCGTGCCCTCGATCCCAATCAGGCAGGTGCTGTACTGATGGATACCAAACTCGATGCCGGGGAACCTGACTACACTGTGTCTTACCGTTATTATGAGAACACCGGATATTTCCAGAAGAAATACATCAATATCAATTCTTCTTTCAACAACAATATCCTGTCGTTTGCGCTGCAGATGTTTCCCGGTATTTCAAGCCAGACCTCTGCCTCCCTGTTGCAGATTGCAGACCTGATCCATATCCGTTTTGCCGATGTGTTGCTGATGCAGTCTGAGTTGAAAGAAGATGCCGCAGGATTGAACAGGGTACGGGCCCGTTCTCACCTGGCGCCAGTAGGTTATTCGCTGGATGCTATCAAGAATGAACGCAGATGGGAGCTGGCTTTTGAGTCGATCCGTTATTGGGACCTGCTTCGCTGGTCGGGCCCATCGCTGGAAGAGATCGGGAATGCATTGAATAAGCAGACAGGATTCAATGTGGTGAATGCAGCGGTAGTTGTGCCCATGGTAAATTACAATTACAAGGACCGCATCAAGAAAACGGAAGGCTACTGGCCCATCCCCCAAACGGAGATCGATATCTCCAATGGCCTGATCAAACAGAATCCCGGCTGGGACCCGTCTGCACAATTCACAGACTGGAACAATTATTAA
- a CDS encoding glycosyl hydrolase family 18 protein, which translates to MKKIAAYAMSLLVFIASCKKDDYETGVRSPDPKQLLERVPGRNVIAYVTHYGTQIPDPAFVTHINYAFAEIYVQGGVYQKFKLQGAEARFQKIVDLKKLNPDLKISISFINAAENADNVKDGGFSAIAKSGADRKKFAQDCKAFLEKWNIDGVDMDWEFPGMSFSGMPFDVAVDVENHVLLMKELRETLGSKYLLTYAGYCLNKQAVTGGYRYIDIQAVDPYVDFVNIMSYDLDESPRHHSALRAPGAYSDCERAVNTYLNAGVAPEKLVLGIPFYGRRAFSGSETAINYNKIILLDRSVYKIDNWDEAASVPYVTKNGQFWCGYDNAKSIGVKAGWMLGKSMKGMMFWDYDGDDSQGTLRRAVWQSVMKK; encoded by the coding sequence ATGAAAAAAATTGCTGCTTATGCGATGTCCCTACTGGTGTTCATTGCATCCTGTAAAAAAGACGACTATGAGACCGGAGTGAGAAGTCCGGACCCCAAACAACTTCTGGAGCGGGTACCCGGCCGTAATGTGATCGCCTATGTTACACACTATGGCACACAGATCCCAGACCCTGCTTTTGTAACACATATCAATTATGCTTTTGCGGAAATATATGTTCAGGGCGGTGTATATCAAAAGTTCAAACTGCAGGGGGCTGAGGCAAGATTCCAAAAGATCGTTGATCTGAAGAAGCTCAACCCCGATCTGAAGATTTCCATTTCGTTCATTAATGCGGCTGAGAATGCAGATAATGTAAAGGATGGCGGATTTTCCGCCATCGCCAAATCTGGTGCAGACCGGAAAAAGTTCGCACAGGATTGCAAAGCATTCCTGGAAAAATGGAATATCGATGGAGTGGATATGGATTGGGAATTCCCCGGCATGTCTTTCAGCGGAATGCCCTTCGATGTGGCGGTGGACGTGGAAAATCATGTGCTGCTGATGAAAGAGCTGAGAGAAACACTTGGCTCTAAATACCTGCTCACCTATGCAGGGTATTGCCTGAACAAACAGGCTGTGACCGGAGGTTACAGGTATATCGATATCCAGGCAGTTGATCCCTATGTTGACTTTGTGAATATCATGTCGTATGATCTGGATGAATCGCCCCGGCATCATTCTGCGCTTCGTGCGCCTGGCGCTTACAGCGATTGTGAGCGGGCTGTGAATACCTATCTGAATGCAGGCGTAGCGCCAGAGAAGCTGGTGCTGGGCATTCCGTTCTATGGCAGGCGTGCATTCTCCGGATCAGAAACGGCGATCAATTACAATAAGATCATCCTGCTGGACAGATCGGTCTACAAGATCGATAACTGGGACGAAGCCGCCAGTGTTCCTTATGTTACGAAAAACGGACAATTCTGGTGTGGGTACGATAATGCCAAAAGCATCGGGGTGAAAGCAGGATGGATGCTGGGAAAATCGATGAAGGGAATGATGTTCTGGGACTATGATGGCGATGATAGCCAGGGAACCCTCCGAAGGGCTGTATGGCAGTCTGTGATGAAGAAATAG
- a CDS encoding DeoR/GlpR family DNA-binding transcription regulator: protein MLQEERQNIIINQINLHHKVLTTDLSKLLNVSLDTVRRDLHELEESGRIVKVHGGAVSKSFHIPFQQPRVYAREEKREVAHKALSLFKDGMNILMGGGTIMLELARIIPKNQKGTVFTVSPLVALEVAQRSNIRVILIGGEVSHDAYVCTGPTVISQLSELHVDIAFIGANGLSVKEGLTDHDWDVVQVKKALMKAADKTAVMCISEKLDISQKLVVNPLRAIEALITELSPTDKRLQKYSKSMKVL from the coding sequence ATGCTTCAGGAAGAACGCCAGAACATCATCATCAACCAGATCAACCTCCATCACAAAGTGCTGACCACTGATCTCAGTAAGTTACTGAATGTTTCGCTCGATACCGTTCGCCGCGACCTGCATGAGCTGGAAGAAAGCGGACGCATCGTGAAAGTGCATGGCGGTGCTGTATCCAAGTCTTTCCATATCCCTTTCCAGCAGCCCAGGGTCTATGCCAGGGAAGAAAAAAGAGAGGTGGCGCACAAAGCATTGTCACTTTTCAAAGATGGCATGAACATACTGATGGGCGGCGGTACCATTATGCTGGAGCTGGCGCGCATCATTCCTAAAAATCAAAAAGGCACTGTATTCACGGTGAGTCCGCTGGTTGCCCTGGAAGTTGCACAGCGCTCAAACATCCGCGTTATACTGATCGGCGGCGAGGTTTCGCACGACGCCTATGTTTGCACCGGCCCAACAGTGATCAGCCAGTTATCGGAGCTGCATGTTGATATCGCCTTCATCGGCGCCAATGGCTTGTCTGTAAAGGAAGGCCTCACTGATCACGACTGGGATGTGGTACAGGTAAAGAAAGCGCTGATGAAAGCTGCAGATAAAACAGCTGTGATGTGCATTTCAGAAAAACTGGACATCTCCCAGAAACTGGTGGTGAACCCACTGCGCGCCATCGAAGCCCTGATCACCGAGCTCTCCCCTACGGACAAACGATTACAGAAATATTCAAAGTCGATGAAAGTGCTGTAA